Proteins from a single region of Drosophila biarmipes strain raj3 chromosome 3R, RU_DBia_V1.1, whole genome shotgun sequence:
- the LOC108031206 gene encoding G protein-activated inward rectifier potassium channel 3 isoform X10 gives MKRLMTWERDLVDAMYRQTRFSSRRVRKRVVFKHGECNVVQGNVAKRRRRYLQSICFLFQDIFTTLVDAQWRWTLLVFAASFVFSWAFFGFIWWIIAYAHNDLEYTALARQSADLVANMTHTVCVTQVSNMMSAFLYSVETQTTIGYGNRYVTEECPEAIFTMCIQCITGVFIQAFMVGIVFAKLSRPKKRAQTLLFSRNAVICHRDGVPCLMFRVGDMRKSHIIEAHVRAQIIRKKVTKEGEVLPFYQQELHIGADGGEDRLMFIWPTTIVHKIDRNSPLYMLSASDMLKERFEVVVMLEGVIESTGMTTQARSSYLPSEVLWGHRFVNVVSFRKETGEYEVDYTLFNNTYDVDTPLCSARQLDELKSEYTKSAKSCPGLGGVNAPFADRTLSTSFIQRIASAASVDHLDPASDESLDSGRLQIRSHSIPNGVLASELEPLNNNKHGASFTMGGLTITTTAPSIPNLSSINEKTNSGNSINSSNYSNNNSLSTLTGGGSAASGPGGGITIVAGSGGGGGGGRQKPNPRRLSIKQDQLPIDSMC, from the exons ATGAAGCGCCTGATGACCTGGGAGCGCGATCTCGTGGATGCCAT GTACCGGCAGACACGCTTCAGCTCGCGGCGTGTGCGAAAACGTGTGGTCTTCAAGCACGGCGAGTGCAACGTTGTGCAGGGCAATGTGGCCAAGAGACGGCGGCGCTATCTGCAG AGTATCTGTTTTCTGTTCCAGGACATTTTCACCACGCTGGTGGACGCTCAGTGGCGCTGGACGCTGCTCGTCTTCGCCGCCAGCTTCGTCTTCTCGTGGGCCTTCTTCGGCTTCATCTGGTGGATCATCGCCTACGCGCACAACGACCTGGAGTACACCGCCCTCGCCCGCCAGTCGGCCGACCTGGTGGCCAACATGACGCACACGGTGTGCGTGACGCAGGTCTCCAACATGATGTCCGCCTTCCTGTACTCCGTGGAAACCCAGACGACCATTGGCTACGGTAACCGCTATGTGACGGAGGAGTGTCCCGAGGCGATATTCACCATGTGCATCCAGTGCATCACGGGCGTCTTCATCCAGGCCTTCATGGTGGGCATTGTGTTCGCCAAGCTGTCGCGCCCCAAGAAGCGTGCCCAGACGCTGCTCTTCTCCCGCAATGCGGTCATCTGCCACCGGGATGGAGTGCCCTGTCTGATGTTCCGCGTGGGCGACATGCGCAAGTCGCACATCATCGAGGCCCATGTGCGGGCCCAGATCATCCGCAAGAAGGTGACCAAGGAGGGCGAGGTGCTACCCTTCTACCAGCAGGAGCTGCACATAGGCGCCGACGGGGGCGAGGATCGGTTGATGTTCATCTGGCCCACGACCATTGTGCACAAGATCGACAGGAACAGTCCGCTGTACATGCTCTCCGCCTCCGACATGCTGAAGGAGCGCTTCGAAGTGGTGGTCATGCTGG AGGGCGTCATCGAGTCCACGGGCATGACCACGCAGGCCAGGAGCAGCTACCTGCCCTCGGAGGTGCTGTGGGGCCACCGCTTTGTGAACGTGGTGTCCTTCCGCAAGGAGACCGGCGAGTACGAGGTGGACTACACGTTGTTCAACAACACCTACGACGTGGACACGCCGCTGTGCAGCGCCAGGCAGCTGGACGAGCTCAAGTCGGAGTACACGAAGAGCGCCAAAAGCTGTCCCGGCCTGGGTGGGGTGAACGCTCCCTTTGCGGATCGCACGCTCTCGACCAGCTTCATCCAGCGGATCGCCTCCGCCGCCTCGGTGGATCACCTGGATCCGGCGAGCGACGAGTCGCTGGACTCGGGCCGCCTGCAGATACGCTCCCATTCCATACCCAACGGCGTGCTGGCCAGCGAGCTGGAGCCgctgaacaacaacaagcacGGCGCCTCGTTCACCATGGGCGGTCTGACCATCACGACGACGGCGCCCAGCATCCCCAACCTATCCAGTATTAACGAGAAGACCAACTCCGGCAATTCCATTAACAGCAGCAactacagcaacaacaacagcctgAGCACGCTCACCGGAGGAGGCAGTGCGGCCAGCGGGCCCGGAGGAGGCATCACCATTGTGGCCGGTTctggcggaggaggcggtggcggtCGGCAGAAGCCGAACCCCCGTCGCCTGAGCATCAAGCAGGACCAGCTGCCCATCGATTCCATGTGTTGA
- the LOC108031206 gene encoding G protein-activated inward rectifier potassium channel 3 isoform X5, with translation MSELRRSFSRLSMIVYRATHSSEQSWREELLRYRQTRFSSRRVRKRVVFKHGECNVVQGNVAKRRRRYLQDIFTTLVDAQWRWTLLVFAASFVFSWAFFGFIWWIIAYAHNDLEYTALARQSADLVANMTHTVCVTQVSNMMSAFLYSVETQTTIGYGNRYVTEECPEAIFTMCIQCITGVFIQAFMVGIVFAKLSRPKKRAQTLLFSRNAVICHRDGVPCLMFRVGDMRKSHIIEAHVRAQIIRKKVTKEGEVLPFYQQELHIGADGGEDRLMFIWPTTIVHKIDRNSPLYMLSASDMLKERFEVVVMLEGVIESTGMTTQARSSYLPSEVLWGHRFVNVVSFRKETGEYEVDYTLFNNTYDVDTPLCSARQLDELKSEYTKSAKSCPGLGGVNAPFADRTLSTSFIQRIASAASVDHLDPASDESLDSGRLQIRSHSIPNGVLASELEPLNNNKHGASFTMGGLTITTTAPSIPNLSSINEKTNSGNSINSSNYSNNNSLSTLTGGGSAASGPGGGITIVAGSGGGGGGGRQKPNPRRLSIKQDQLPIDSMC, from the exons ATGTCTGAGCTGCGGCGCAGTTTCAGCCGGCTGTCCATGATCGTCTACCGCGCCACTCATTCCAGCGAGCAGTCGTGGCGCGAAGAGCTTCTCAG GTACCGGCAGACACGCTTCAGCTCGCGGCGTGTGCGAAAACGTGTGGTCTTCAAGCACGGCGAGTGCAACGTTGTGCAGGGCAATGTGGCCAAGAGACGGCGGCGCTATCTGCAG GACATTTTCACCACGCTGGTGGACGCTCAGTGGCGCTGGACGCTGCTCGTCTTCGCCGCCAGCTTCGTCTTCTCGTGGGCCTTCTTCGGCTTCATCTGGTGGATCATCGCCTACGCGCACAACGACCTGGAGTACACCGCCCTCGCCCGCCAGTCGGCCGACCTGGTGGCCAACATGACGCACACGGTGTGCGTGACGCAGGTCTCCAACATGATGTCCGCCTTCCTGTACTCCGTGGAAACCCAGACGACCATTGGCTACGGTAACCGCTATGTGACGGAGGAGTGTCCCGAGGCGATATTCACCATGTGCATCCAGTGCATCACGGGCGTCTTCATCCAGGCCTTCATGGTGGGCATTGTGTTCGCCAAGCTGTCGCGCCCCAAGAAGCGTGCCCAGACGCTGCTCTTCTCCCGCAATGCGGTCATCTGCCACCGGGATGGAGTGCCCTGTCTGATGTTCCGCGTGGGCGACATGCGCAAGTCGCACATCATCGAGGCCCATGTGCGGGCCCAGATCATCCGCAAGAAGGTGACCAAGGAGGGCGAGGTGCTACCCTTCTACCAGCAGGAGCTGCACATAGGCGCCGACGGGGGCGAGGATCGGTTGATGTTCATCTGGCCCACGACCATTGTGCACAAGATCGACAGGAACAGTCCGCTGTACATGCTCTCCGCCTCCGACATGCTGAAGGAGCGCTTCGAAGTGGTGGTCATGCTGG AGGGCGTCATCGAGTCCACGGGCATGACCACGCAGGCCAGGAGCAGCTACCTGCCCTCGGAGGTGCTGTGGGGCCACCGCTTTGTGAACGTGGTGTCCTTCCGCAAGGAGACCGGCGAGTACGAGGTGGACTACACGTTGTTCAACAACACCTACGACGTGGACACGCCGCTGTGCAGCGCCAGGCAGCTGGACGAGCTCAAGTCGGAGTACACGAAGAGCGCCAAAAGCTGTCCCGGCCTGGGTGGGGTGAACGCTCCCTTTGCGGATCGCACGCTCTCGACCAGCTTCATCCAGCGGATCGCCTCCGCCGCCTCGGTGGATCACCTGGATCCGGCGAGCGACGAGTCGCTGGACTCGGGCCGCCTGCAGATACGCTCCCATTCCATACCCAACGGCGTGCTGGCCAGCGAGCTGGAGCCgctgaacaacaacaagcacGGCGCCTCGTTCACCATGGGCGGTCTGACCATCACGACGACGGCGCCCAGCATCCCCAACCTATCCAGTATTAACGAGAAGACCAACTCCGGCAATTCCATTAACAGCAGCAactacagcaacaacaacagcctgAGCACGCTCACCGGAGGAGGCAGTGCGGCCAGCGGGCCCGGAGGAGGCATCACCATTGTGGCCGGTTctggcggaggaggcggtggcggtCGGCAGAAGCCGAACCCCCGTCGCCTGAGCATCAAGCAGGACCAGCTGCCCATCGATTCCATGTGTTGA
- the LOC108031206 gene encoding G protein-activated inward rectifier potassium channel 3 isoform X2, with translation MPKMIVDKSELVGENAWAKLLPEEKDKAIIVKMGSNDSKETTPLNVDQLVAATSPGVALEQGAVCPEEIYKRTSTYASNINSTGGESSGSGTQLSRKESILGSFHRQIRRSIKAVSESPGPLTRYRQTRFSSRRVRKRVVFKHGECNVVQGNVAKRRRRYLQDIFTTLVDAQWRWTLLVFAASFVFSWAFFGFIWWIIAYAHNDLEYTALARQSADLVANMTHTVCVTQVSNMMSAFLYSVETQTTIGYGNRYVTEECPEAIFTMCIQCITGVFIQAFMVGIVFAKLSRPKKRAQTLLFSRNAVICHRDGVPCLMFRVGDMRKSHIIEAHVRAQIIRKKVTKEGEVLPFYQQELHIGADGGEDRLMFIWPTTIVHKIDRNSPLYMLSASDMLKERFEVVVMLEGVIESTGMTTQARSSYLPSEVLWGHRFVNVVSFRKETGEYEVDYTLFNNTYDVDTPLCSARQLDELKSEYTKSAKSCPGLGGVNAPFADRTLSTSFIQRIASAASVDHLDPASDESLDSGRLQIRSHSIPNGVLASELEPLNNNKHGASFTMGGLTITTTAPSIPNLSSINEKTNSGNSINSSNYSNNNSLSTLTGGGSAASGPGGGITIVAGSGGGGGGGRQKPNPRRLSIKQDQLPIDSMC, from the exons ATGCCAAAAATGATAGTGGATAAATCGGAGCTAGTGGGCGAGAACGCCTGGGCGAAGCTGCTGCCCGAGGAGAAGGACAAGGCCATCATAGTCAAGATGGGCAGCAACGATTCCAAGGAGACCACGCCCCTCAATGTGGACCAGCTGGTGGCAGCCACCAGTCCGGGGGTTGCCTTGGAGCAGGGGGCCGTGTGTCCGGAGGAGATCTACAAGCGCACCTCCACCTACGCCTCCAACATCAACTCCACCGGTGGCGAGTCCAGCGGCAGTGGAACGCAACTCTCCCGCAAGGAGTCCATCTTGGGCAGCTTCCACCGGCAGATCCGGCGATCCATCAAGGCCGTCAGCGAGTCCCCCGGTCCACTTACCAG GTACCGGCAGACACGCTTCAGCTCGCGGCGTGTGCGAAAACGTGTGGTCTTCAAGCACGGCGAGTGCAACGTTGTGCAGGGCAATGTGGCCAAGAGACGGCGGCGCTATCTGCAG GACATTTTCACCACGCTGGTGGACGCTCAGTGGCGCTGGACGCTGCTCGTCTTCGCCGCCAGCTTCGTCTTCTCGTGGGCCTTCTTCGGCTTCATCTGGTGGATCATCGCCTACGCGCACAACGACCTGGAGTACACCGCCCTCGCCCGCCAGTCGGCCGACCTGGTGGCCAACATGACGCACACGGTGTGCGTGACGCAGGTCTCCAACATGATGTCCGCCTTCCTGTACTCCGTGGAAACCCAGACGACCATTGGCTACGGTAACCGCTATGTGACGGAGGAGTGTCCCGAGGCGATATTCACCATGTGCATCCAGTGCATCACGGGCGTCTTCATCCAGGCCTTCATGGTGGGCATTGTGTTCGCCAAGCTGTCGCGCCCCAAGAAGCGTGCCCAGACGCTGCTCTTCTCCCGCAATGCGGTCATCTGCCACCGGGATGGAGTGCCCTGTCTGATGTTCCGCGTGGGCGACATGCGCAAGTCGCACATCATCGAGGCCCATGTGCGGGCCCAGATCATCCGCAAGAAGGTGACCAAGGAGGGCGAGGTGCTACCCTTCTACCAGCAGGAGCTGCACATAGGCGCCGACGGGGGCGAGGATCGGTTGATGTTCATCTGGCCCACGACCATTGTGCACAAGATCGACAGGAACAGTCCGCTGTACATGCTCTCCGCCTCCGACATGCTGAAGGAGCGCTTCGAAGTGGTGGTCATGCTGG AGGGCGTCATCGAGTCCACGGGCATGACCACGCAGGCCAGGAGCAGCTACCTGCCCTCGGAGGTGCTGTGGGGCCACCGCTTTGTGAACGTGGTGTCCTTCCGCAAGGAGACCGGCGAGTACGAGGTGGACTACACGTTGTTCAACAACACCTACGACGTGGACACGCCGCTGTGCAGCGCCAGGCAGCTGGACGAGCTCAAGTCGGAGTACACGAAGAGCGCCAAAAGCTGTCCCGGCCTGGGTGGGGTGAACGCTCCCTTTGCGGATCGCACGCTCTCGACCAGCTTCATCCAGCGGATCGCCTCCGCCGCCTCGGTGGATCACCTGGATCCGGCGAGCGACGAGTCGCTGGACTCGGGCCGCCTGCAGATACGCTCCCATTCCATACCCAACGGCGTGCTGGCCAGCGAGCTGGAGCCgctgaacaacaacaagcacGGCGCCTCGTTCACCATGGGCGGTCTGACCATCACGACGACGGCGCCCAGCATCCCCAACCTATCCAGTATTAACGAGAAGACCAACTCCGGCAATTCCATTAACAGCAGCAactacagcaacaacaacagcctgAGCACGCTCACCGGAGGAGGCAGTGCGGCCAGCGGGCCCGGAGGAGGCATCACCATTGTGGCCGGTTctggcggaggaggcggtggcggtCGGCAGAAGCCGAACCCCCGTCGCCTGAGCATCAAGCAGGACCAGCTGCCCATCGATTCCATGTGTTGA
- the LOC108031206 gene encoding G protein-activated inward rectifier potassium channel 3 isoform X3: MSELRRSFSRLSMIVYRATHSSEQSWREELLRYRQTRFSSRRVRKRVVFKHGECNVVQGNVAKRRRRYLQSICFLFQDIFTTLVDAQWRWTLLVFAASFVFSWAFFGFIWWIIAYAHNDLEYTALARQSADLVANMTHTVCVTQVSNMMSAFLYSVETQTTIGYGNRYVTEECPEAIFTMCIQCITGVFIQAFMVGIVFAKLSRPKKRAQTLLFSRNAVICHRDGVPCLMFRVGDMRKSHIIEAHVRAQIIRKKVTKEGEVLPFYQQELHIGADGGEDRLMFIWPTTIVHKIDRNSPLYMLSASDMLKERFEVVVMLEGVIESTGMTTQARSSYLPSEVLWGHRFVNVVSFRKETGEYEVDYTLFNNTYDVDTPLCSARQLDELKSEYTKSAKSCPGLGGVNAPFADRTLSTSFIQRIASAASVDHLDPASDESLDSGRLQIRSHSIPNGVLASELEPLNNNKHGASFTMGGLTITTTAPSIPNLSSINEKTNSGNSINSSNYSNNNSLSTLTGGGSAASGPGGGITIVAGSGGGGGGGRQKPNPRRLSIKQDQLPIDSMC; encoded by the exons ATGTCTGAGCTGCGGCGCAGTTTCAGCCGGCTGTCCATGATCGTCTACCGCGCCACTCATTCCAGCGAGCAGTCGTGGCGCGAAGAGCTTCTCAG GTACCGGCAGACACGCTTCAGCTCGCGGCGTGTGCGAAAACGTGTGGTCTTCAAGCACGGCGAGTGCAACGTTGTGCAGGGCAATGTGGCCAAGAGACGGCGGCGCTATCTGCAG AGTATCTGTTTTCTGTTCCAGGACATTTTCACCACGCTGGTGGACGCTCAGTGGCGCTGGACGCTGCTCGTCTTCGCCGCCAGCTTCGTCTTCTCGTGGGCCTTCTTCGGCTTCATCTGGTGGATCATCGCCTACGCGCACAACGACCTGGAGTACACCGCCCTCGCCCGCCAGTCGGCCGACCTGGTGGCCAACATGACGCACACGGTGTGCGTGACGCAGGTCTCCAACATGATGTCCGCCTTCCTGTACTCCGTGGAAACCCAGACGACCATTGGCTACGGTAACCGCTATGTGACGGAGGAGTGTCCCGAGGCGATATTCACCATGTGCATCCAGTGCATCACGGGCGTCTTCATCCAGGCCTTCATGGTGGGCATTGTGTTCGCCAAGCTGTCGCGCCCCAAGAAGCGTGCCCAGACGCTGCTCTTCTCCCGCAATGCGGTCATCTGCCACCGGGATGGAGTGCCCTGTCTGATGTTCCGCGTGGGCGACATGCGCAAGTCGCACATCATCGAGGCCCATGTGCGGGCCCAGATCATCCGCAAGAAGGTGACCAAGGAGGGCGAGGTGCTACCCTTCTACCAGCAGGAGCTGCACATAGGCGCCGACGGGGGCGAGGATCGGTTGATGTTCATCTGGCCCACGACCATTGTGCACAAGATCGACAGGAACAGTCCGCTGTACATGCTCTCCGCCTCCGACATGCTGAAGGAGCGCTTCGAAGTGGTGGTCATGCTGG AGGGCGTCATCGAGTCCACGGGCATGACCACGCAGGCCAGGAGCAGCTACCTGCCCTCGGAGGTGCTGTGGGGCCACCGCTTTGTGAACGTGGTGTCCTTCCGCAAGGAGACCGGCGAGTACGAGGTGGACTACACGTTGTTCAACAACACCTACGACGTGGACACGCCGCTGTGCAGCGCCAGGCAGCTGGACGAGCTCAAGTCGGAGTACACGAAGAGCGCCAAAAGCTGTCCCGGCCTGGGTGGGGTGAACGCTCCCTTTGCGGATCGCACGCTCTCGACCAGCTTCATCCAGCGGATCGCCTCCGCCGCCTCGGTGGATCACCTGGATCCGGCGAGCGACGAGTCGCTGGACTCGGGCCGCCTGCAGATACGCTCCCATTCCATACCCAACGGCGTGCTGGCCAGCGAGCTGGAGCCgctgaacaacaacaagcacGGCGCCTCGTTCACCATGGGCGGTCTGACCATCACGACGACGGCGCCCAGCATCCCCAACCTATCCAGTATTAACGAGAAGACCAACTCCGGCAATTCCATTAACAGCAGCAactacagcaacaacaacagcctgAGCACGCTCACCGGAGGAGGCAGTGCGGCCAGCGGGCCCGGAGGAGGCATCACCATTGTGGCCGGTTctggcggaggaggcggtggcggtCGGCAGAAGCCGAACCCCCGTCGCCTGAGCATCAAGCAGGACCAGCTGCCCATCGATTCCATGTGTTGA
- the LOC108031206 gene encoding G protein-activated inward rectifier potassium channel 3 isoform X8 produces MKRLMTWERDLVDAMYEYRQTRFSSRRVRKRVVFKHGECNVVQGNVAKRRRRYLQSICFLFQDIFTTLVDAQWRWTLLVFAASFVFSWAFFGFIWWIIAYAHNDLEYTALARQSADLVANMTHTVCVTQVSNMMSAFLYSVETQTTIGYGNRYVTEECPEAIFTMCIQCITGVFIQAFMVGIVFAKLSRPKKRAQTLLFSRNAVICHRDGVPCLMFRVGDMRKSHIIEAHVRAQIIRKKVTKEGEVLPFYQQELHIGADGGEDRLMFIWPTTIVHKIDRNSPLYMLSASDMLKERFEVVVMLEGVIESTGMTTQARSSYLPSEVLWGHRFVNVVSFRKETGEYEVDYTLFNNTYDVDTPLCSARQLDELKSEYTKSAKSCPGLGGVNAPFADRTLSTSFIQRIASAASVDHLDPASDESLDSGRLQIRSHSIPNGVLASELEPLNNNKHGASFTMGGLTITTTAPSIPNLSSINEKTNSGNSINSSNYSNNNSLSTLTGGGSAASGPGGGITIVAGSGGGGGGGRQKPNPRRLSIKQDQLPIDSMC; encoded by the exons ATGAAGCGCCTGATGACCTGGGAGCGCGATCTCGTGGATGCCATGTACGA GTACCGGCAGACACGCTTCAGCTCGCGGCGTGTGCGAAAACGTGTGGTCTTCAAGCACGGCGAGTGCAACGTTGTGCAGGGCAATGTGGCCAAGAGACGGCGGCGCTATCTGCAG AGTATCTGTTTTCTGTTCCAGGACATTTTCACCACGCTGGTGGACGCTCAGTGGCGCTGGACGCTGCTCGTCTTCGCCGCCAGCTTCGTCTTCTCGTGGGCCTTCTTCGGCTTCATCTGGTGGATCATCGCCTACGCGCACAACGACCTGGAGTACACCGCCCTCGCCCGCCAGTCGGCCGACCTGGTGGCCAACATGACGCACACGGTGTGCGTGACGCAGGTCTCCAACATGATGTCCGCCTTCCTGTACTCCGTGGAAACCCAGACGACCATTGGCTACGGTAACCGCTATGTGACGGAGGAGTGTCCCGAGGCGATATTCACCATGTGCATCCAGTGCATCACGGGCGTCTTCATCCAGGCCTTCATGGTGGGCATTGTGTTCGCCAAGCTGTCGCGCCCCAAGAAGCGTGCCCAGACGCTGCTCTTCTCCCGCAATGCGGTCATCTGCCACCGGGATGGAGTGCCCTGTCTGATGTTCCGCGTGGGCGACATGCGCAAGTCGCACATCATCGAGGCCCATGTGCGGGCCCAGATCATCCGCAAGAAGGTGACCAAGGAGGGCGAGGTGCTACCCTTCTACCAGCAGGAGCTGCACATAGGCGCCGACGGGGGCGAGGATCGGTTGATGTTCATCTGGCCCACGACCATTGTGCACAAGATCGACAGGAACAGTCCGCTGTACATGCTCTCCGCCTCCGACATGCTGAAGGAGCGCTTCGAAGTGGTGGTCATGCTGG AGGGCGTCATCGAGTCCACGGGCATGACCACGCAGGCCAGGAGCAGCTACCTGCCCTCGGAGGTGCTGTGGGGCCACCGCTTTGTGAACGTGGTGTCCTTCCGCAAGGAGACCGGCGAGTACGAGGTGGACTACACGTTGTTCAACAACACCTACGACGTGGACACGCCGCTGTGCAGCGCCAGGCAGCTGGACGAGCTCAAGTCGGAGTACACGAAGAGCGCCAAAAGCTGTCCCGGCCTGGGTGGGGTGAACGCTCCCTTTGCGGATCGCACGCTCTCGACCAGCTTCATCCAGCGGATCGCCTCCGCCGCCTCGGTGGATCACCTGGATCCGGCGAGCGACGAGTCGCTGGACTCGGGCCGCCTGCAGATACGCTCCCATTCCATACCCAACGGCGTGCTGGCCAGCGAGCTGGAGCCgctgaacaacaacaagcacGGCGCCTCGTTCACCATGGGCGGTCTGACCATCACGACGACGGCGCCCAGCATCCCCAACCTATCCAGTATTAACGAGAAGACCAACTCCGGCAATTCCATTAACAGCAGCAactacagcaacaacaacagcctgAGCACGCTCACCGGAGGAGGCAGTGCGGCCAGCGGGCCCGGAGGAGGCATCACCATTGTGGCCGGTTctggcggaggaggcggtggcggtCGGCAGAAGCCGAACCCCCGTCGCCTGAGCATCAAGCAGGACCAGCTGCCCATCGATTCCATGTGTTGA
- the LOC108031206 gene encoding G protein-activated inward rectifier potassium channel 4 isoform X1: MPKMIVDKSELVGENAWAKLLPEEKDKAIIVKMGSNDSKETTPLNVDQLVAATSPGVALEQGAVCPEEIYKRTSTYASNINSTGGESSGSGTQLSRKESILGSFHRQIRRSIKAVSESPGPLTRYRQTRFSSRRVRKRVVFKHGECNVVQGNVAKRRRRYLQSICFLFQDIFTTLVDAQWRWTLLVFAASFVFSWAFFGFIWWIIAYAHNDLEYTALARQSADLVANMTHTVCVTQVSNMMSAFLYSVETQTTIGYGNRYVTEECPEAIFTMCIQCITGVFIQAFMVGIVFAKLSRPKKRAQTLLFSRNAVICHRDGVPCLMFRVGDMRKSHIIEAHVRAQIIRKKVTKEGEVLPFYQQELHIGADGGEDRLMFIWPTTIVHKIDRNSPLYMLSASDMLKERFEVVVMLEGVIESTGMTTQARSSYLPSEVLWGHRFVNVVSFRKETGEYEVDYTLFNNTYDVDTPLCSARQLDELKSEYTKSAKSCPGLGGVNAPFADRTLSTSFIQRIASAASVDHLDPASDESLDSGRLQIRSHSIPNGVLASELEPLNNNKHGASFTMGGLTITTTAPSIPNLSSINEKTNSGNSINSSNYSNNNSLSTLTGGGSAASGPGGGITIVAGSGGGGGGGRQKPNPRRLSIKQDQLPIDSMC, translated from the exons ATGCCAAAAATGATAGTGGATAAATCGGAGCTAGTGGGCGAGAACGCCTGGGCGAAGCTGCTGCCCGAGGAGAAGGACAAGGCCATCATAGTCAAGATGGGCAGCAACGATTCCAAGGAGACCACGCCCCTCAATGTGGACCAGCTGGTGGCAGCCACCAGTCCGGGGGTTGCCTTGGAGCAGGGGGCCGTGTGTCCGGAGGAGATCTACAAGCGCACCTCCACCTACGCCTCCAACATCAACTCCACCGGTGGCGAGTCCAGCGGCAGTGGAACGCAACTCTCCCGCAAGGAGTCCATCTTGGGCAGCTTCCACCGGCAGATCCGGCGATCCATCAAGGCCGTCAGCGAGTCCCCCGGTCCACTTACCAG GTACCGGCAGACACGCTTCAGCTCGCGGCGTGTGCGAAAACGTGTGGTCTTCAAGCACGGCGAGTGCAACGTTGTGCAGGGCAATGTGGCCAAGAGACGGCGGCGCTATCTGCAG AGTATCTGTTTTCTGTTCCAGGACATTTTCACCACGCTGGTGGACGCTCAGTGGCGCTGGACGCTGCTCGTCTTCGCCGCCAGCTTCGTCTTCTCGTGGGCCTTCTTCGGCTTCATCTGGTGGATCATCGCCTACGCGCACAACGACCTGGAGTACACCGCCCTCGCCCGCCAGTCGGCCGACCTGGTGGCCAACATGACGCACACGGTGTGCGTGACGCAGGTCTCCAACATGATGTCCGCCTTCCTGTACTCCGTGGAAACCCAGACGACCATTGGCTACGGTAACCGCTATGTGACGGAGGAGTGTCCCGAGGCGATATTCACCATGTGCATCCAGTGCATCACGGGCGTCTTCATCCAGGCCTTCATGGTGGGCATTGTGTTCGCCAAGCTGTCGCGCCCCAAGAAGCGTGCCCAGACGCTGCTCTTCTCCCGCAATGCGGTCATCTGCCACCGGGATGGAGTGCCCTGTCTGATGTTCCGCGTGGGCGACATGCGCAAGTCGCACATCATCGAGGCCCATGTGCGGGCCCAGATCATCCGCAAGAAGGTGACCAAGGAGGGCGAGGTGCTACCCTTCTACCAGCAGGAGCTGCACATAGGCGCCGACGGGGGCGAGGATCGGTTGATGTTCATCTGGCCCACGACCATTGTGCACAAGATCGACAGGAACAGTCCGCTGTACATGCTCTCCGCCTCCGACATGCTGAAGGAGCGCTTCGAAGTGGTGGTCATGCTGG AGGGCGTCATCGAGTCCACGGGCATGACCACGCAGGCCAGGAGCAGCTACCTGCCCTCGGAGGTGCTGTGGGGCCACCGCTTTGTGAACGTGGTGTCCTTCCGCAAGGAGACCGGCGAGTACGAGGTGGACTACACGTTGTTCAACAACACCTACGACGTGGACACGCCGCTGTGCAGCGCCAGGCAGCTGGACGAGCTCAAGTCGGAGTACACGAAGAGCGCCAAAAGCTGTCCCGGCCTGGGTGGGGTGAACGCTCCCTTTGCGGATCGCACGCTCTCGACCAGCTTCATCCAGCGGATCGCCTCCGCCGCCTCGGTGGATCACCTGGATCCGGCGAGCGACGAGTCGCTGGACTCGGGCCGCCTGCAGATACGCTCCCATTCCATACCCAACGGCGTGCTGGCCAGCGAGCTGGAGCCgctgaacaacaacaagcacGGCGCCTCGTTCACCATGGGCGGTCTGACCATCACGACGACGGCGCCCAGCATCCCCAACCTATCCAGTATTAACGAGAAGACCAACTCCGGCAATTCCATTAACAGCAGCAactacagcaacaacaacagcctgAGCACGCTCACCGGAGGAGGCAGTGCGGCCAGCGGGCCCGGAGGAGGCATCACCATTGTGGCCGGTTctggcggaggaggcggtggcggtCGGCAGAAGCCGAACCCCCGTCGCCTGAGCATCAAGCAGGACCAGCTGCCCATCGATTCCATGTGTTGA